One Callithrix jacchus isolate 240 chromosome Y, calJac240_pri, whole genome shotgun sequence genomic region harbors:
- the LOC144581315 gene encoding A-kinase anchor protein 17A-like → MAAATIVHDTSEAVELCPAYGLFLKPITKMTISVALPQLKQPGKSISNWEVMERLKAMVHNHQFSTLRISKSTMDFIRFEGEVENKSLVKSFLACLDGKTIKLSGFSDILKVRAAEFKIDFPTRHDWDSFFRDAKDMNETLPGERPDTIHLEGLPCKWFALKESGSEKPSEEVLVKVFARFGEIRNVDIPMLDPYREEMTGRNFHTFSFGGHLNFEAYVQYREYAGFIQAMSALRGMKLMYKGEDGKAVACNIKVSFDSTKHLSDASIKKRQLERQKLQELEQQREEQKRREKEAEERQRAEERKQKELEELERERKREEKLRKREQKQRERELRRSQKRLEKLQAEEQKQLQEKIRLEERKLLLAQRNLQSIRLVAELLSRAKAVKLQQQERKEEKLRLQQQEERRRLQEAELRRVEEEKERALGLQRKERELRERLLSILLSKKPDDAHAHDELLQPVLDILHTVSSGCVGPATPHPLAGQPPAGAPRETLTLVEADGAPKSVNGSVAEDAPGNEGQSACCMAPEDGSPEKRCPGVLSCIPDNNQQPKGLPACEQNVSKKDSCSEQDKCNREPSKGRGRAGGDTLVERHKRDRSRASREDGRPRKERRTHKKHVHKDGSPRRRSDSADHARTRRSHSKDRHRRERSRERRGSTSRKRSRHRRRSERSRSRSPSRHRSAWNR, encoded by the exons ATGGCAGCGGCTACCATCGTGCACGACACGTCTGAGGCCGTGGAGCTGTGCCCCGCGTACGGCTTGTTCCTGAAGCCCATCACCAAGATGACCATCAGCGTGGCGCTGCCGCAGCTGAAGCAGCCGGGGAAGTCCATCTCCAACTGGGAGGTGATGGAGAGGCTGAAGGCCATGGTGCACAACCACCAGTTCTCCACGCTGCGCATCTCCAAGAGCACCATGGACTTCATCCGTTTCGAGGGCGAGGTGGAGAACAAGAGCCTGGTCAAGTCCTTCCTGGCCTGCCTGGATGGCAAGACCATCAAGCTCAGCGGCTTCTCCGACATCCTGAAGGTGCGCGCGGCCGAGTTCAAGATCGACTTCCCCACGCGGCACGACTGGGACTCCTTCTTCCGCGACGCCAAGGACATGAACGAGACTCTGCCGGGCGAGAGGCCAGACACCATCCACCTGGAGGGGCTGCCGTGCAAGTGGTTCGCCCTGAAGGAGTCGGGCTCCGAGAAGCCCAGCGAGGAGGTTCTGGTGAAGGTGTTCGCCAGGTTCGGGGAGATCCGGAACGTGGACATCCCCATGCTGGATCCGTACCGCGAGGAGATGACGGGCCGCAACTTCCACACCTTTAGCTTCGGGGGGCACCTGAACTTTGAGGCCTACGTGCAGTACCGCGAGTACGCGGGTTTCATCCAGGCCATGAGTGCCCTTCGTGGCATGAAGCTCATGTACAAGGGCGAGGACGGCAAGGCCGTGGCCTGCAACATCAAG GTTTCTTTTGATTCCACCAAACACCTGAGTGATGCGTCAATTAAGAAGCGGCAGCTGGAGCGGCAGAAGCTTCAGGAACTGGAGCAGCAGAGAGAAGAGCAGAAGCGCAGAGAGAAGGAAGCGGAGGAGAGGCAGCGAGCGGAGGAAAG GAAACAGAAGGAGCTGGAAGAGCTGGAGCgagagaggaaaagggaagagaagctgCGTAAGAGGGAGCAGAAGCAGCGGGAGCGTGAGCTGCGCCGCAGCCAGAAGAGGCTGGAGAAGCTGCAGGCGGAGGAGCAGAAGCAGCTGCAGGAGAAGATCAGGCTGGAGGAACGCAAGCTGCTTCTGGCCCAGAGGAACCTGCAGTCCATCCGGCTCGTTGCCGAGCTGCTCAGCAGAGCCAAG GCGGTGAAGCTCCAGCAGCAGGAGCGGAAGGAGGAGAAGCTGCGGCTGCAGCAGCAAGAGGAGCGGCGGCGGCTGCAGGAGGCGGAGCTGCGGCgcgtggaggaggagaaggagcgcGCGCTGGGGCTGCAGCGGAAGGAGCGGGAGCTGCGCGAGCGGCTGCTGAGCATCCTGCTGAGCAAGAAGCCGGACGATGCCCACGCGCACGACGAGCTGCTGCAGCCCGTGCTGGACATCCTGCACACCGTGTCCTCCGGTTGTGTGGGCCCCGCCACGCCGCACCCCCTCGCGGGCCAGCCCCCGGCCGGCGCCCCCAGGGAGACACTGACCCTCGTGGAGGCTGATGGCGCTCCCAAAAGCGTGAACGGGAGCGTGGCCGAGGATGCCCCGGGCAACGAGGGTCAGAGCGCTTGTTGCATGGCCCCCGAGGATGGATCCCCGGAGAAGAGGTGCCCTGGCGTCCTCTCCTGCATCCCCGACAACAACCAGCAGCCCAAGGGCCTCCCCGCCTGCGAGCAGAACGTCTCCAAAAAAGACTCCTGTTCGGAACAGGACAAGTGCAACCGAGAGCCCAGCAAGGGCCGGGGCCGGGCCGGCGGAGACACGCTCGTCGAGCGGCACAAGCGTGACAGGAGCCGCGCCAGCCGGGAGGACGGGAGGCCGCGCAAGGAGCGGCGGACCCACAAGAAGCACGTGCACAAGGACGGCAGCCCCCGCCGGCGCAGCGACAGTGCCGACCATGCGCGTACCCGCAGGTCCCACAGCAAAGACAGGCACCGCCGGGAGCGCAGCCGGGAGCGCAGGGGCAGCACCAGCAGGAAGCGCAGCCGCCACCGCCGCAGGAGCGAGCGCTCGCGCTCCCGGTCCCCGAGCAGGCACCGTAGTGCCTGGAACAGGTAA